The Aequorivita sublithincola DSM 14238 genome window below encodes:
- a CDS encoding WD40/YVTN/BNR-like repeat-containing protein codes for MKNFLLSVLCLVTTLSFSQQPANSAAALETGLLQKSQLAEASTVKNLPFKSIGPSIMSGRVVDFAVNPNNPTEFYVGYASGGLWHTNNNGTSFTPVMDNSPTQNVGCVAVDWKNGTIWVGTGEVNASRSSYAGIGLLKSDDKGKTWQNIGLTNSQHISSILINPSNPNEVILGAVGHLYSTNEERGVFKTTDGGKTWSKTLYINNQTGIIEISANPKNFNTMYAAAWDKDRKAWNFEGSGDGSGVYKSTDAGSTWAKISTEKSGLPIGKGMGRMGTAVVDDNTVYLIVDNQFHRKEEAKKEETDILTKDDFKKMNAATFLALDEKKLNQFLKMNGFQEKYRAENVKQMVRVGTVKPEDLAKYLEDANSTLFNTPVIGAEVYKSTDGGKSWKKTHDGFIDDLYYSYGYYFGKIHVDPSDSNKIYIYGVPILKSSDGGKSFESIDADNVHADHHALWINPKMSGHLIDGNDGGVNISYDDGKTWIKNNAPAVGQFYYVNIDHEKNYNVYGGLQDNGVWMGPHDYEASPGWQQEGKYPYDNLFGGDGMQVQIDNRNSKIIYTGFQFGNYYRLNRNGADPVYIQPKHELGDSPYRFNWQTPILLSPHNQDILYLGGNKLMRSMNQGDDWTAISEDLTQGGKPGNVAYGTLSAISESPFQFGLLYTGSDDGLVYVSKDGGGNWTNISPDASGPKGLWISRVIASSHKIERVYVTLNGYRWDDFKPYVYVSDNYGATWKNISSNLPASPVNVIKEDPVNEYLLYLGTDNGAYVSFNRGESWEVFSKDLPNVAVHDLVIQPEAKDLVLGTHGRSIYIADISLLQKLNETNKNEVVLGEIEPLNFSPRWGGKWSAWSEISEPETKIQFYSPQAGKATITFKTEDGKEFHNLSNEATKGVNIIDYDLSISEKGSKVFDKTDTKIKKAENDKYYLPKGKYKVTVSVNAKTATSELEIK; via the coding sequence ATGAAAAATTTTTTACTCTCCGTACTTTGTCTAGTTACCACGCTTTCTTTTTCACAACAGCCAGCCAATTCCGCAGCAGCTCTAGAAACTGGTCTGCTACAAAAATCACAACTCGCAGAAGCTTCTACGGTTAAAAATCTACCCTTTAAAAGCATTGGCCCCAGCATTATGAGCGGCCGTGTGGTAGATTTTGCCGTAAATCCAAACAACCCCACGGAGTTTTATGTAGGTTACGCCAGCGGCGGACTTTGGCATACTAACAATAACGGAACTTCCTTTACCCCAGTTATGGATAACAGTCCAACTCAAAACGTGGGTTGCGTAGCTGTAGATTGGAAAAACGGCACAATCTGGGTGGGAACGGGTGAAGTAAATGCTTCACGATCATCTTACGCAGGAATCGGTTTGCTGAAAAGCGACGATAAAGGCAAAACTTGGCAAAATATTGGGCTTACAAACAGTCAACACATTAGCAGTATTCTTATAAATCCTTCCAACCCCAATGAGGTGATTTTAGGCGCAGTGGGCCATTTATATTCCACTAACGAAGAACGTGGCGTTTTCAAAACTACCGATGGCGGAAAAACTTGGAGCAAAACGCTCTACATAAATAATCAAACTGGAATTATTGAAATTTCTGCCAATCCGAAAAACTTTAATACAATGTATGCCGCTGCGTGGGACAAAGACCGCAAAGCTTGGAATTTTGAAGGAAGTGGCGACGGAAGCGGAGTTTATAAAAGCACCGATGCGGGCAGTACGTGGGCTAAAATTTCAACAGAAAAAAGCGGCCTGCCAATAGGAAAAGGAATGGGGAGAATGGGCACTGCAGTTGTGGATGATAACACGGTTTATTTGATTGTGGATAACCAATTTCACCGAAAAGAAGAAGCCAAAAAAGAAGAAACAGACATCCTAACCAAAGACGATTTCAAAAAAATGAACGCCGCTACCTTTCTTGCTTTAGATGAAAAAAAACTAAACCAATTTTTAAAAATGAATGGTTTTCAAGAAAAATATCGTGCCGAAAACGTAAAGCAAATGGTTCGTGTAGGAACTGTAAAACCTGAAGATCTTGCTAAGTATTTAGAAGATGCCAATTCGACATTATTCAACACGCCCGTTATTGGTGCTGAAGTTTACAAAAGCACCGATGGCGGAAAAAGTTGGAAGAAAACCCACGATGGTTTTATAGATGATTTGTATTATTCCTACGGCTATTACTTCGGAAAAATACACGTAGATCCAAGTGATTCGAACAAAATATATATTTATGGCGTGCCTATTTTGAAATCTTCCGATGGCGGAAAATCCTTCGAAAGCATTGATGCCGATAACGTTCACGCAGATCACCACGCGCTATGGATAAATCCTAAAATGTCTGGGCATTTAATTGATGGTAACGATGGCGGCGTGAATATAAGTTATGACGACGGCAAAACCTGGATAAAAAATAATGCTCCGGCTGTTGGGCAGTTTTATTATGTAAATATAGATCACGAAAAAAACTACAATGTTTACGGTGGTTTGCAAGATAATGGCGTTTGGATGGGCCCGCACGATTATGAAGCAAGTCCGGGATGGCAACAAGAAGGAAAATATCCGTATGATAATCTTTTTGGAGGTGACGGAATGCAGGTTCAGATTGACAACCGAAACAGTAAAATTATTTACACTGGTTTTCAATTTGGAAATTATTATAGATTGAATAGAAATGGCGCCGATCCCGTTTATATTCAACCAAAACACGAATTGGGCGATAGTCCGTATCGTTTTAACTGGCAAACACCTATTTTGTTGAGTCCACACAATCAGGATATTCTCTATTTGGGAGGAAATAAATTAATGCGAAGCATGAATCAAGGTGATGACTGGACCGCTATTTCTGAAGATTTAACACAAGGTGGAAAACCAGGCAATGTTGCTTATGGAACGCTTTCAGCCATCAGCGAATCGCCATTTCAGTTTGGATTACTTTACACTGGAAGCGACGATGGTTTGGTTTATGTTTCAAAAGATGGCGGTGGAAATTGGACGAATATTTCTCCCGACGCTTCGGGGCCAAAGGGTTTATGGATAAGTCGCGTGATTGCTTCTTCTCATAAAATAGAACGAGTTTATGTTACGCTGAACGGCTATCGTTGGGATGACTTTAAACCTTATGTATATGTAAGTGACAATTATGGCGCGACTTGGAAGAATATCAGCAGCAATTTGCCAGCTTCACCAGTAAACGTTATAAAAGAAGATCCTGTGAATGAATATTTATTGTATTTGGGAACAGATAATGGCGCTTATGTTTCTTTCAATCGCGGTGAAAGTTGGGAAGTATTTTCAAAAGACCTTCCAAATGTTGCGGTTCACGATTTAGTAATTCAGCCTGAAGCGAAGGATTTGGTTTTGGGTACACACGGTCGTTCTATTTATATCGCAGACATTTCTTTGCTTCAAAAATTGAATGAAACCAATAAAAATGAAGTAGTTTTAGGTGAAATAGAACCGTTGAATTTTTCACCTCGTTGGGGAGGTAAATGGAGTGCTTGGAGTGAAATATCTGAACCAGAAACTAAAATTCAATTTTACAGTCCGCAAGCTGGAAAAGCAACAATAACATTCAAAACCGAAGATGGAAAGGAATTTCACAATCTTTCAAATGAAGCTACCAAAGGGGTAAATATAATAGATTACGACCTTTCCATTTCTGAAAAAGGAAGCAAAGTATTTGATAAAACCGACACTAAAATAAAGAAAGCAGAAAACGATAAATATTACCTTCCAAAAGGAAAATATAAAGTGACTGTTTCAGTAAACGCAAAGACTGCAACTTCTGAATTGGAAATAAAATAA
- a CDS encoding serine hydrolase, with protein sequence MKPLFTKIAILSLLVLFFNFSVNAQALSGSQIDSIVQKTMKTFDVPGMAVAVLKDGKIYHKNTYGVRSLKTNEAVNENTLFGVASNTKAFTTAALGQLIDQGKLTWDTKVTDIIPEFQLSDSYVTREFTIRDLITHRSGLGLGAGDLMVFPAGNTTTKAEMIHNLRYLKPVSSFRSKFDYDNLLYIVAGEVVSRISGKSYDDYISENFFKPLKMNRSLLSIPQIKADNNRIDGHAPVNGKLELTADTFTQIATPAGGIFASINDMSTWVQAQLNDGKYGEKLEDSLFSSKVHREMWTPQTILRSGKGPYNTHFSAYGLGWFLSDVSGYFQVTHTGGLNGIVSQVTLIPEMDLGIIVLTNQQSGAAFTAITNSIKDAYFGIKGEDRIKQYNDRRLAGEKNEESIVAEVEKSIETQLKSKTPKPNPEDYTGNYEDVWFGKVAISNQNGTLHFKAEKSPDLTGTMTFYKGTTYAVRWNDTSLKADAFVNFSLNTEGKAEGFTMSPISPLTDFSYDFQDLEFNKMK encoded by the coding sequence ATGAAACCTTTATTTACCAAAATTGCAATTCTTTCTCTTCTAGTTTTATTCTTCAATTTCTCAGTCAATGCACAAGCTTTAAGCGGCTCACAAATTGACAGCATCGTCCAAAAAACAATGAAAACTTTTGATGTTCCTGGAATGGCAGTGGCGGTTTTGAAAGATGGTAAGATATATCACAAAAACACTTACGGCGTGCGTTCCCTAAAAACAAATGAAGCAGTTAATGAAAACACGCTATTCGGAGTAGCCTCTAATACCAAAGCTTTTACAACAGCTGCGCTGGGACAACTTATAGATCAAGGAAAACTTACTTGGGACACCAAAGTAACAGACATTATTCCTGAATTTCAACTTTCCGATTCATACGTAACACGAGAATTTACAATACGCGATCTTATAACCCATAGAAGCGGACTCGGTCTTGGCGCTGGAGATTTGATGGTTTTTCCAGCAGGAAATACAACCACAAAAGCCGAAATGATCCATAACCTTCGGTATTTAAAACCCGTTTCTTCCTTCCGAAGTAAATTTGATTATGATAACTTGCTTTACATTGTTGCCGGTGAAGTTGTTTCAAGAATTTCTGGAAAATCTTATGACGATTATATTTCAGAAAACTTCTTTAAACCATTGAAGATGAATCGCTCTTTGCTTTCCATTCCTCAAATAAAAGCTGACAACAATAGAATTGACGGTCACGCTCCGGTAAACGGAAAACTGGAATTAACGGCAGATACTTTCACCCAAATAGCCACACCCGCTGGAGGAATTTTTGCTTCAATAAACGATATGAGCACTTGGGTTCAAGCCCAATTGAACGATGGAAAATATGGTGAGAAATTGGAGGACAGTCTTTTCAGCAGTAAAGTACATCGCGAAATGTGGACACCACAAACCATTTTAAGAAGTGGAAAAGGGCCTTATAATACTCACTTTTCAGCGTATGGTTTAGGATGGTTTTTGAGTGATGTTAGCGGTTATTTTCAAGTTACTCATACTGGCGGGTTAAATGGAATTGTGAGCCAAGTAACGCTAATTCCAGAAATGGATTTGGGGATTATCGTGCTCACCAATCAACAAAGTGGTGCTGCGTTTACTGCTATTACAAATTCCATAAAAGATGCCTATTTCGGCATAAAAGGCGAAGACAGAATTAAACAATACAACGACCGTCGTTTGGCTGGCGAAAAGAATGAGGAAAGCATTGTTGCCGAAGTAGAGAAAAGTATTGAAACGCAACTTAAAAGTAAAACTCCAAAACCCAATCCGGAAGATTATACAGGAAATTACGAAGACGTTTGGTTCGGCAAAGTCGCAATCAGTAATCAAAACGGAACTCTTCATTTTAAAGCCGAAAAATCTCCAGACTTAACTGGAACAATGACTTTTTACAAAGGAACAACCTATGCAGTGCGTTGGAATGACACCTCTTTAAAAGCAGATGCCTTCGTGAATTTCAGTTTGAATACTGAAGGGAAAGCGGAAGGATTTACAATGAGCCCCATCTCGCCATTGACCGATTTTAGTTATGATTTTCAGGATTTGGAGTTTAACAAAATGAAATAA
- a CDS encoding T9SS type A sorting domain-containing protein, with the protein MKPLLLPTIIACALFINSNAQINFHPRIIIDQGSTNAPRAAFAADLDGDGHLDLVSASEYDSKVAWYKNDGAGNLGAQQIISLDVISPFNASAVDFDNDGNIDILVSSAEKGKIFWFKNDGSANFGSPRLITNSVNGISNSIATDIDGDGDMDVLATSADTNKIIWFENTNGQGNFGPENLISNNVDRAIHIAVSDLDGDGDLDIISSTLYGPKTVWFENLNGQGNYGPEQLIDDARFNVYALYGFDVDADGDNDIVTNKDGELIYYENLNGQGNFSTAQTLIADNVSYFQFKDFDQDADLDILAQVNGDIVWYENLNGLGDFGNKQILKATERITILNFADINGNGGLDIITGNIYQDKVAWTPNNGQNSYVVEIVLSIIDGAQGSYSVQAADIDGDGNIDAISANADAETITWYKNTDGQGNFGPTRIVAENLNYVQSVFVADLDGDGDMDVLSATNENNLATWFKNIDGQGNFIQQPPFASDFQDPSFVTSDDLDADGDKDVIVFDFNLGLTWFENLNGLGNFGQAQIIDGFIGYSESIHTVDIDGDGDKDIITAIYSQDKMFAWYENLDGQGNFGPKKIIEDNILGAIEIYYSDLDGDGDIDILGSITREGMVVWYENINGTGTFGPRKIIANPSPTTPEGIRTIDADQDGDLDVFVADYTADTVSWYENMDGQGNFGPQHIIDTNINGVLSLDTADFNNNGKMDLLAGALLGDKLKWYDNFGTLAVEDNNLDATVLYPVPTSDILNIKSNSIIVEVVVYNELGQNLLSIQNTEGINSLNIATLSNGIYIIKLKDLKQNSISKKFIKQN; encoded by the coding sequence ATGAAACCATTATTACTCCCCACAATCATTGCCTGTGCTTTATTCATTAACTCCAATGCACAGATAAACTTCCATCCCCGAATTATTATAGACCAAGGAAGCACCAATGCTCCAAGAGCTGCTTTTGCAGCCGATCTTGATGGCGACGGCCATTTGGATTTAGTTTCAGCTTCGGAATACGATAGTAAAGTTGCTTGGTATAAAAATGATGGCGCTGGAAATCTGGGAGCGCAACAAATTATTTCTTTGGATGTTATTTCTCCTTTTAATGCAAGTGCCGTAGATTTCGACAACGATGGCAATATAGATATTCTAGTTTCTTCAGCTGAAAAAGGAAAAATATTTTGGTTTAAAAATGATGGTTCCGCAAATTTTGGTTCTCCAAGATTAATTACTAATAGTGTAAATGGAATCTCTAATTCCATAGCTACAGATATTGACGGCGATGGAGATATGGATGTCTTGGCAACTTCGGCAGATACTAATAAAATAATCTGGTTTGAAAATACAAACGGACAAGGAAATTTTGGCCCTGAAAATCTAATAAGCAACAATGTTGACCGAGCCATACATATAGCCGTTTCGGATCTTGATGGCGATGGAGATTTAGATATTATAAGTTCCACGCTTTATGGGCCTAAAACCGTATGGTTTGAAAACCTGAATGGGCAAGGAAATTATGGCCCTGAGCAACTTATTGATGACGCCCGTTTTAATGTGTACGCCCTCTATGGTTTTGATGTTGATGCCGATGGAGATAACGATATTGTAACCAATAAAGACGGTGAACTTATTTATTATGAAAACTTAAATGGCCAAGGAAATTTTTCCACAGCACAAACTCTCATAGCAGATAATGTTTCCTATTTTCAATTTAAAGATTTTGACCAAGATGCAGATTTGGATATTCTAGCCCAAGTGAATGGTGACATTGTTTGGTATGAAAACCTGAATGGTCTAGGAGATTTTGGAAACAAACAAATACTTAAAGCCACTGAACGAATAACTATTTTAAATTTTGCAGATATAAATGGTAATGGAGGTTTAGACATAATTACTGGAAATATTTATCAAGACAAAGTAGCTTGGACACCAAATAACGGGCAAAACTCTTACGTCGTTGAAATTGTTTTAAGCATTATAGACGGTGCGCAAGGATCTTATTCTGTACAAGCTGCAGATATTGATGGCGATGGCAATATAGATGCTATTTCTGCAAATGCAGACGCAGAAACTATTACTTGGTATAAAAATACAGATGGTCAAGGTAATTTTGGGCCTACAAGAATAGTAGCCGAAAATCTAAACTATGTGCAATCTGTTTTCGTGGCAGATCTTGATGGTGATGGTGACATGGATGTTTTATCCGCTACGAACGAAAACAATCTTGCCACTTGGTTTAAAAATATAGATGGACAAGGAAATTTTATACAGCAACCGCCCTTTGCTTCAGATTTTCAAGACCCATCGTTTGTGACTTCAGATGATCTAGATGCAGATGGTGATAAAGATGTAATTGTTTTCGACTTCAATTTGGGATTAACCTGGTTTGAAAATTTAAATGGTTTGGGAAATTTCGGACAAGCACAGATAATTGATGGATTTATTGGATATTCAGAATCTATTCATACGGTAGATATAGATGGCGATGGCGACAAAGATATTATTACAGCTATTTACAGCCAAGATAAAATGTTTGCTTGGTATGAAAACTTAGATGGACAAGGAAATTTTGGACCGAAGAAAATTATAGAAGATAATATACTGGGAGCTATCGAAATTTACTACTCAGATCTTGATGGCGACGGAGACATTGATATTCTTGGTTCTATTACTCGTGAAGGTATGGTTGTTTGGTACGAAAACATAAATGGAACCGGAACTTTTGGTCCCAGAAAAATTATTGCTAATCCTTCTCCTACTACACCAGAAGGAATCAGAACAATCGATGCAGACCAAGATGGAGATTTGGATGTGTTTGTAGCAGATTACACAGCAGATACTGTTTCATGGTACGAAAACATGGATGGTCAAGGAAATTTCGGCCCTCAACATATAATCGACACGAATATAAATGGTGTCTTATCTCTTGATACTGCCGATTTTAACAACAACGGAAAAATGGACCTTTTAGCAGGAGCTTTGCTTGGAGATAAGCTTAAATGGTATGATAATTTCGGAACTTTAGCCGTGGAAGACAACAATTTAGACGCTACAGTACTTTATCCAGTTCCAACCAGCGATATTTTAAATATTAAAAGCAATTCAATTATTGTGGAAGTAGTTGTTTACAATGAATTGGGGCAAAATCTTTTAAGTATTCAAAATACAGAAGGTATCAACTCCTTAAATATTGCAACACTTTCCAACGGAATCTATATTATTAAATTGAAGGATTTGAAACAAAACAGTATATCGAAGAAGTTTATCAAGCAAAATTAA
- a CDS encoding NAD(P)(+) transhydrogenase (Re/Si-specific) subunit beta: MHAFIEIGYLIATLSFLVGLKFMSSPKKAMTGNLIAAMGMVLAVVLTFIAALTDTVPFTNLIIMFLAIAVGTVMGKRLSDKVEMTGMPQLVSLFNATGGGCAMLLGLVEANQMDITTAVLGNKILLIAGLITGAVALTGSIIAERKLAGKVKDRRTKTVIFSARILLVLMVLLPVLYFFGFIPIGFSAFMYVLATLAMVYGVLFVLPIGGADMPVVISLLNSITGIATAFAGFVYGNKVMIAGGIFVGAAGILLTLLMCKAMNRSLLKVLAGTFKKSKNGAVEEEQEIKEISISETALSLSFAQKVAIVPGYGLAVAQAQHLCAQLQQLLEKRNCEVDYIIHPVAGRMPGHMNVLLAEANVDYSRLKEMDEGNENMAQYDTVLVIGANDVVNPAAENNPDSPVYGMPIIRTHESKQVIVMKRSMGKGYAGVQNDLFGLDNCSILFGDAKVSLQEIVNQLKLI, translated from the coding sequence ATGCACGCATTCATAGAAATAGGTTATTTAATCGCCACCCTTTCCTTTTTAGTAGGATTGAAGTTTATGAGTTCCCCAAAAAAAGCAATGACAGGAAATCTAATAGCCGCTATGGGAATGGTTTTGGCTGTTGTTCTTACCTTTATAGCTGCTTTAACAGATACTGTACCGTTCACAAATTTAATAATTATGTTTTTGGCAATAGCCGTGGGAACTGTGATGGGTAAACGCCTTTCTGATAAAGTTGAAATGACCGGAATGCCACAATTAGTTTCGTTGTTCAACGCAACTGGCGGTGGATGTGCAATGCTTTTAGGATTGGTGGAAGCTAATCAAATGGATATTACAACAGCAGTCTTAGGGAATAAAATTCTACTTATTGCAGGTTTAATAACTGGTGCTGTTGCTCTAACAGGAAGTATAATCGCAGAGCGAAAACTAGCTGGAAAAGTAAAAGACAGACGAACTAAAACCGTAATCTTTTCAGCAAGAATACTCTTAGTTTTAATGGTTTTGTTACCAGTGCTTTATTTCTTCGGCTTCATTCCTATTGGCTTTAGTGCTTTTATGTATGTTTTGGCAACTTTAGCAATGGTTTACGGAGTGCTATTTGTTCTTCCTATTGGCGGCGCAGATATGCCAGTTGTAATTTCACTTTTGAATAGTATTACAGGTATAGCCACAGCTTTCGCAGGTTTCGTTTACGGAAACAAAGTGATGATTGCCGGTGGTATTTTTGTGGGCGCGGCTGGAATATTACTTACACTTTTAATGTGTAAAGCGATGAACCGTTCGTTGTTGAAAGTACTTGCAGGAACTTTTAAAAAGAGCAAAAACGGCGCAGTTGAAGAAGAGCAGGAAATAAAGGAAATTAGTATTTCTGAAACAGCTCTTTCACTCTCATTTGCTCAAAAAGTGGCGATTGTTCCGGGATATGGACTTGCAGTGGCACAAGCACAACATCTTTGTGCTCAACTTCAGCAATTATTAGAAAAGAGAAATTGCGAAGTAGATTACATAATCCATCCAGTAGCAGGACGTATGCCAGGACATATGAATGTGCTTCTAGCTGAAGCAAACGTAGATTATTCCCGATTAAAGGAAATGGACGAGGGCAATGAAAACATGGCACAATATGACACTGTTTTAGTAATTGGAGCAAACGACGTTGTAAACCCCGCAGCCGAAAACAATCCAGACAGCCCAGTTTACGGAATGCCAATTATTCGCACCCACGAAAGTAAGCAGGTAATTGTTATGAAACGAAGTATGGGAAAAGGCTATGCTGGCGTGCAGAACGACCTTTTTGGTTTAGATAATTGCAGTATTCTTTTTGGTGATGCGAAGGTTTCTTTACAGGAAATCGTTAATCAGTTGAAGTTGATATAA
- a CDS encoding NAD(P) transhydrogenase subunit alpha, with translation MDFINLHIQEIYFVIFCVFIGIEVIANVPSILHTPLMSGANAISGVILVGAVIVMLRVPEDDYLNLALGGIAVFLGTLNISGGFFVTGRMLKMFSPKK, from the coding sequence ATGGATTTCATCAACCTACACATTCAAGAAATTTATTTTGTTATTTTCTGTGTCTTTATTGGCATTGAAGTAATCGCCAATGTTCCATCCATCCTGCATACTCCGCTTATGTCTGGCGCCAACGCAATTAGCGGTGTTATCTTGGTGGGAGCAGTTATTGTGATGCTCCGAGTGCCAGAGGACGATTATTTAAATCTTGCTTTAGGCGGAATTGCCGTTTTTCTCGGTACACTAAATATTTCCGGAGGATTTTTTGTTACAGGACGAATGCTCAAAATGTTCAGTCCTAAAAAATGA
- a CDS encoding NAD(P) transhydrogenase subunit alpha, protein MSEQLQPKTIGILKTPNDPRVCLLPKEVKRLAGELNLNILFEPGLGSTLQIEDEEYIQAGATSQSREFIFKNSDTIVSINHTFSDEDEIKQGCCFIGIFNPLFHDTKLAIYKKHGATVYSLDLLPRTTLAQSMDVLSSMASLAGYRAVIKASEIYDGVFPMFTTAAGTLTPVKVLVLGAGVAGLQAIATARRLGAMVEAFDVRKSAGEEVRSLGATFIEVEGYTESANAGGYAVEQSEEYQKKQKELIHNHIQSSNIVISTANIPGRKAPLLIETRSVEAMQPGSVIIDLAAEQGGNCELSKNKEVVLHHGVTILGNSSLSAEIPAAASKLLSNNFFSFLKYKQKAETQTNDPLLTGSQILNEGEWTHPHFNKNLQPA, encoded by the coding sequence ATGAGCGAACAGCTACAGCCAAAAACCATTGGAATCTTAAAAACCCCAAACGATCCGCGGGTTTGTTTGTTGCCTAAAGAAGTAAAACGTCTAGCAGGAGAATTAAACCTCAACATTCTTTTTGAGCCCGGTCTAGGAAGTACGCTTCAAATTGAAGATGAAGAATATATTCAGGCAGGAGCTACGAGCCAATCTCGGGAATTTATTTTTAAAAATTCAGATACCATTGTATCTATTAATCACACGTTTAGCGATGAAGATGAAATTAAACAAGGTTGTTGTTTCATTGGTATTTTCAACCCTCTTTTTCATGACACTAAACTCGCTATCTACAAAAAACACGGCGCAACCGTTTACAGTTTAGACCTTTTGCCTCGAACCACTTTAGCGCAATCTATGGATGTACTTTCATCTATGGCTTCTTTGGCAGGTTATAGAGCGGTAATAAAAGCTTCCGAAATTTATGATGGTGTGTTTCCAATGTTTACAACCGCCGCAGGAACGCTTACTCCAGTAAAAGTTTTAGTTTTAGGCGCAGGTGTTGCAGGTCTTCAGGCTATAGCAACTGCGCGTCGTTTGGGCGCAATGGTGGAAGCTTTTGACGTGCGTAAATCTGCGGGTGAAGAAGTTAGAAGCCTTGGTGCAACCTTTATAGAAGTAGAAGGATATACGGAATCCGCAAATGCTGGAGGCTACGCCGTAGAGCAAAGCGAAGAATATCAAAAAAAGCAAAAAGAATTGATTCATAATCATATTCAATCTTCAAATATCGTAATAAGTACGGCAAACATTCCTGGAAGAAAAGCACCTTTGCTTATCGAAACCCGCTCTGTTGAAGCAATGCAACCCGGAAGCGTTATTATTGACCTCGCCGCGGAACAAGGTGGAAACTGCGAACTTTCAAAAAACAAAGAAGTTGTATTACATCACGGAGTTACTATTTTAGGAAACTCAAGTCTTTCTGCAGAAATTCCGGCAGCAGCTTCAAAATTGCTTTCGAATAATTTCTTTTCCTTTTTAAAATACAAACAAAAGGCGGAAACCCAAACCAACGATCCATTACTAACCGGCAGTCAAATATTGAACGAAGGCGAATGGACGCATCCACATTTCAACAAAAACCTACAACCAGCCTAA
- a CDS encoding GreA/GreB family elongation factor, whose product MKYGNLILEKKEYVFLKRLLNVSGYYKDENTKDSLKKLSAEMTTARICDHDEMPTDVIRFNSIVTVKSGTWETEFQLVIPTERDIAANKISILAPMGSAVMGYAEEDSVIWNFPNGAKELQITSVKQAEKPIDIDVLL is encoded by the coding sequence ATGAAATATGGAAATTTGATATTGGAAAAAAAAGAATACGTTTTTTTGAAACGTCTTTTGAATGTTTCCGGCTATTATAAAGACGAAAACACGAAAGATTCCTTAAAAAAACTAAGTGCCGAGATGACCACCGCACGTATTTGTGATCATGATGAAATGCCTACAGACGTAATCCGATTCAACAGTATTGTTACGGTAAAATCAGGAACTTGGGAGACAGAATTTCAATTGGTAATTCCAACTGAGCGCGATATTGCGGCAAACAAGATTTCCATTTTGGCGCCGATGGGCTCTGCAGTTATGGGCTATGCCGAGGAAGATTCAGTAATCTGGAATTTTCCAAACGGAGCCAAGGAACTGCAAATAACAAGCGTAAAGCAAGCAGAAAAACCGATAGACATAGACGTTCTATTATAG